TGGGCGGTATTTTTTTAAACTAATTATAGCCAGTTATATACCCACGCTCTCCCCTCCTTACCAAGGAGGGGTTCGGCCTGCCTGCCGTAGTTTTAACGAAGGCAGGGGGAGGTTCTTAGGGTCAACCCCCTCTATCATCTCCCCCTTGTCTAAGGTGGAGATTCAAAGGTGAATAAAATTATTTCTTCTTTTTTGTGGATTTCTTAGCAGGAGCTTTCTTTTTACCCACAGCCTTTTTTGCTTCTGGTTTAACTTCCTTAACTGTTTTTTCTTCCTTAGCTGGTTTGATAATTTTAGCAGCAATCAAGGCATTCATAATTTTATCAAGCTTGGCATTAATACTAGCTAGCTGATCGCCTTTAAGCGCGCCACCTCTATCACCGCCTCTGTCAGTAGCTTTACCACCTCTGTCAAAACAATCATCACAAAAAATTGGTTTTCCAGGCGTTGGTTGAAAAGGAACCTGGCATTCTTTCCCGCATTTATCACAGATAGCTGAAAACATTTGTCTGTCTCTGTCTCTGAATCTTGGTCTGCTAAAATCACGACCTCCCCTGTCATCTCTTCTTGGCTCTCTGCCTTGTCTGGCAGTGAAACAATTAGAGCAATAGACTGGCTTGTCGCCTGTTGGTTTAAATGGCACTTCGCATGTTTTACCGCATTCAGCGCAGATTGCTTCATGCATTTGTGATCTTGTGCCAAAATCACGACCGCCTCTATCGTCTCTTCTTTTTGAATCTCTTCTCATAAATTTTGTTTGTTAGTTATTAATAATTCTAATATTTTATTTGCATTATTGATAAACATCATGATTTCCAACGGAATGAAAATATATTTGGCCTTTATCCTTACTAAACTCAAAAATAATCCGGTAATTACCGTCAATTGAAAAAGACCAGAATTCT
Above is a genomic segment from Patescibacteria group bacterium containing:
- a CDS encoding CxxC-x17-CxxC domain-containing protein translates to MRRDSKRRDDRGGRDFGTRSQMHEAICAECGKTCEVPFKPTGDKPVYCSNCFTARQGREPRRDDRGGRDFSRPRFRDRDRQMFSAICDKCGKECQVPFQPTPGKPIFCDDCFDRGGKATDRGGDRGGALKGDQLASINAKLDKIMNALIAAKIIKPAKEEKTVKEVKPEAKKAVGKKKAPAKKSTKKKK